A single region of the Drosophila miranda strain MSH22 chromosome 2, D.miranda_PacBio2.1, whole genome shotgun sequence genome encodes:
- the LOC108155386 gene encoding oxysterol-binding protein-related protein 8 isoform X6 translates to MNLLQRIANWASDNRDGNVTDKSAADAAKLNRKESYKAQRKNYRKEKKRVASELMNSLQDPAVIVLADWLKVRGTLKSWTKLWCVLKPGLLLIYKSQKTKSSHWVGTVMLTACQVIERPSKKDGFCFKLFHPMEQSIWAPRGPDKETIGAVVQPLPTAYLIFRAPSQAAGKCWMDALELSLRCSALLLRTNSSTAPSNTSYVGEPLLPVSHETQWSEADYEKHFNDHDLDADSQNEAPNAAMSGLESESESDAGEAVQDDTLEPADCVETTYVPFTEEEFGEQGEQVEELADENKSLIWCIMKQVRPGMDLSKVVLPTFILEPRSFLDKLSDSYYHADLLSKAVQEDDAFTRMKIIVQWYMSSFYKKPKGLKKPYNPILGETFRCYWQHPSGSRTFYIAEQVSHHPPVSAFYVTNREDGFSITCSILAKSKFYGNSTSAVLEGAATMTLLPRGECYIATTPYAHCKGILMGTLSMELGGRINIECENTGYRTELEFKLKPFLGGSESTNVVVGKIKLGKETLATINGHWDRECRIKDAKTGEETLLFKVDADLRAKRLPRYLVPVEAQEPHESQRLWERVSESIAREDQVAATEEKTVLEEKQRADAKERSSIEAPYVPNLFELDSYGQWIYKYADLRPWDVRNDVRQYECQYKVLTQTRHKSVPIVHGAELMHPLRSSLEPVARSHRQSGAASSKAPKAKNKSLVLAPRDTNSDSSQSPQGVVKRSSSSSIRQINAALDQVNRVLEEHSKQLNDISRRLERMQYAPPPHLRHGAHNMLGGGVALSTVIKSLIYALIGLTFSVILRWLFK, encoded by the exons ATGAATCTTCTACAAA GAATCGCCAATTGGGCCTCAGATAATCGGGACGGCAATGTGACAGATAAG TCCGCTGCCGATGCCGCCAAACTCAATCGCAAGGAGTCCTACAAGGCCCAGAGGAAGAACTACCGCAAAGAGAAGAAACGTGTGGCCAGCGAGCTGATGAATTCCCTGCAGGATCCAGCCGTGATTGTGCTGGCCGACTGGCTGAAGGTCCGCGGCACCCTCAAGTCCTGGACGAAGCTGTGGTGCGTGCTCAAGCCGGGACTGCTGTTGATCTACAAGAGCCAGAAGACCAAGAGCAGTCACTGGGTGGGCACCGTGATGCTGACCGCGTGCCAGGTGATCGAGCGGCCCAGCAAGAAGGATGGCTTCTGCTTCAAGCTCTTCCATCCCATGGAGCAGTCCATCTGGGCGCCACGCGGACCCGACAAGGAGACAATCG GCGCCGTTGTCCAGCCATTACCAACCGCCTACCTGATCTTTCGAGCGCCCAGCCAGGCGGCTGGTAAATGCTGGATGGATGCCCTGGAACTGTCGCTGCGCTGCTCGGCTCTGTTGCTGCgcaccaacagcagcacagCGCCGTCCAACACCTCCTACGTGGGGGAACCGCTGCTGCCCGTCTCCCACGAGACACAGTGGTCGGAGGCGGACTACGAGAAGCACTTCAACGATCACG ATCTGGACGCGGACAGTCAGAATGAAGCACCCAACGCCGCCATGTCGGGCCTGGAGTCAGAATCGGAGTCGGATGCGGGCGAGGCAGTGCAAGATGATACCCTAGAACCAGCCGACTGCGTGGAGACCACCTATGTGCCCTTCACCGAAGAGGAATTTGGAGAG CAAGGGGAGCAGGTGGAGGAGTTGGCCGACGAGAACAAGAGCCTCATCTGGTGCATTATGAAGCAGGTGCGTCCTGGCATGGATCTGAGCAAGGTGGTGCTGCCCACGTTCATCCTGGAGCCACGTTCGTTTCTGGACAAGCTCTCGGACTCGTATTACCATGCGGATTTGCTCTCCAA GGCCGTGCAGGAGGATGACGCATTTACGCGCATGAAGATCATCGTGCAATGGTACATGTCCAGCTTCTACAAGAAACCCAAGGGCCTCAAGAAGCCCTACAATCCGATATTGGGCGAGACGTTCCGTTGCTATTGGCAGCATCCCAGCGGCAGTCGGACATTCTATATTGCCGAGCAGGTCTCGCATCACCCGCCCGTGTCGGCCTTCTACGTGACGAATCGCGAGGATGGCTTCAGCATCACCTGCTCCATCTTGGCGAAATCGAAGTTCTACGGCAATAGCACCTCCGCCGTCCTTGAGGGGGCGGCCACGATGACGCTATTGCCGCGCGGTGAATGCTACATAGCGACCACGCCCTACGCCCACTGCAAAGGCATTCTGATGGGTACGCTGTCCATGGAGCTGGGCGGCAGGATAAACATCGAGTGCGAGAACACCGGTTACAGGACGGAGTTAGAGTTCAAGCTGAAGCCATTCCTCGGCGGATCAGAGTCCACCAATGTGGTTGTGGGCAAAATCAAGCTGGGCAAGGAGACGCTGGCCACCATCAATGGACACTGGGACAGAGAGTGCCGCATCAAGGACGCCAAGACGGGCGAGGAAACCCTTCTGTTCAAGGTGGATGCCGATCTGCGCGCTAAGCGGTTGCCTCGATACCTGGTCCCCGTCGAGGCGCAGGAGCCGCACGAGTCGCAGCGCCTGTGGGAGCGCGTCTCTGAGTCCATTGCACGCGAGGATCAGGTGGCTGCCACCGAGGAGAAGACCGTACTGGAGGAGAAGCAGCGGGCCGACGCCAAGGAGCGTTCGAGCATCGAGGCCCCATACGTGCCCAATCTCTTCGAGCTGGATAGCTACGGCCAGTGGATATACAAGTACGCCGACCTTCGGCCCTGGGACGTCCGGAACGATGTGCGGCAGTACGAGTGCCAGTACAAGGTGCTGACCCAGACGCGCCACAAGTCGGTGCCCATCGTCCACGGGGCCGAGCTTATGCATCCCCTGCGGAGCTCCCTCGAACCGGTGGCCCGCTCGCACAGACAATCGGGGGCTGCCTCCTCGAAGGCACCCAAGGCCAAGAACAAGAGCCTGGTTCTGGCGCCACGAGACACCAACTCGGACTCCAGCCAGTCGCCCCAGGGCGTGGTCAAGCGGAGCTCCTCCAGCTCGATTAGGCA AATTAACGCGGCCCTCGATCAGGTTAACCGggtgctggaggagcactCGAAGCAGCTGAACGACATAAGCCGGCGCCTAGAGCGTATGCAGTATGCTCCCCCGCCGCACCTGAGACA
- the LOC108155386 gene encoding oxysterol-binding protein-related protein 8 isoform X7 produces MKISQYLNVFHCSFGKKSAADAAKLNRKESYKAQRKNYRKEKKRVASELMNSLQDPAVIVLADWLKVRGTLKSWTKLWCVLKPGLLLIYKSQKTKSSHWVGTVMLTACQVIERPSKKDGFCFKLFHPMEQSIWAPRGPDKETIGAVVQPLPTAYLIFRAPSQAAGKCWMDALELSLRCSALLLRTNSSTAPSNTSYVGEPLLPVSHETQWSEADYEKHFNDHDLDADSQNEAPNAAMSGLESESESDAGEAVQDDTLEPADCVETTYVPFTEEEFGEQGEQVEELADENKSLIWCIMKQVRPGMDLSKVVLPTFILEPRSFLDKLSDSYYHADLLSKAVQEDDAFTRMKIIVQWYMSSFYKKPKGLKKPYNPILGETFRCYWQHPSGSRTFYIAEQVSHHPPVSAFYVTNREDGFSITCSILAKSKFYGNSTSAVLEGAATMTLLPRGECYIATTPYAHCKGILMGTLSMELGGRINIECENTGYRTELEFKLKPFLGGSESTNVVVGKIKLGKETLATINGHWDRECRIKDAKTGEETLLFKVDADLRAKRLPRYLVPVEAQEPHESQRLWERVSESIAREDQVAATEEKTVLEEKQRADAKERSSIEAPYVPNLFELDSYGQWIYKYADLRPWDVRNDVRQYECQYKVLTQTRHKSVPIVHGAELMHPLRSSLEPVARSHRQSGAASSKAPKAKNKSLVLAPRDTNSDSSQSPQGVVKRSSSSSIRQINAALDQVNRVLEEHSKQLNDISRRLERMQYAPPPHLRHGAHNMLGGGVALSTVIKSLIYALIGLTFSVILRWLFK; encoded by the exons ATGAAAATATCCCAGTATTTGAACGTTTTCCATTGCAGTTTTGGGAAAAAG TCCGCTGCCGATGCCGCCAAACTCAATCGCAAGGAGTCCTACAAGGCCCAGAGGAAGAACTACCGCAAAGAGAAGAAACGTGTGGCCAGCGAGCTGATGAATTCCCTGCAGGATCCAGCCGTGATTGTGCTGGCCGACTGGCTGAAGGTCCGCGGCACCCTCAAGTCCTGGACGAAGCTGTGGTGCGTGCTCAAGCCGGGACTGCTGTTGATCTACAAGAGCCAGAAGACCAAGAGCAGTCACTGGGTGGGCACCGTGATGCTGACCGCGTGCCAGGTGATCGAGCGGCCCAGCAAGAAGGATGGCTTCTGCTTCAAGCTCTTCCATCCCATGGAGCAGTCCATCTGGGCGCCACGCGGACCCGACAAGGAGACAATCG GCGCCGTTGTCCAGCCATTACCAACCGCCTACCTGATCTTTCGAGCGCCCAGCCAGGCGGCTGGTAAATGCTGGATGGATGCCCTGGAACTGTCGCTGCGCTGCTCGGCTCTGTTGCTGCgcaccaacagcagcacagCGCCGTCCAACACCTCCTACGTGGGGGAACCGCTGCTGCCCGTCTCCCACGAGACACAGTGGTCGGAGGCGGACTACGAGAAGCACTTCAACGATCACG ATCTGGACGCGGACAGTCAGAATGAAGCACCCAACGCCGCCATGTCGGGCCTGGAGTCAGAATCGGAGTCGGATGCGGGCGAGGCAGTGCAAGATGATACCCTAGAACCAGCCGACTGCGTGGAGACCACCTATGTGCCCTTCACCGAAGAGGAATTTGGAGAG CAAGGGGAGCAGGTGGAGGAGTTGGCCGACGAGAACAAGAGCCTCATCTGGTGCATTATGAAGCAGGTGCGTCCTGGCATGGATCTGAGCAAGGTGGTGCTGCCCACGTTCATCCTGGAGCCACGTTCGTTTCTGGACAAGCTCTCGGACTCGTATTACCATGCGGATTTGCTCTCCAA GGCCGTGCAGGAGGATGACGCATTTACGCGCATGAAGATCATCGTGCAATGGTACATGTCCAGCTTCTACAAGAAACCCAAGGGCCTCAAGAAGCCCTACAATCCGATATTGGGCGAGACGTTCCGTTGCTATTGGCAGCATCCCAGCGGCAGTCGGACATTCTATATTGCCGAGCAGGTCTCGCATCACCCGCCCGTGTCGGCCTTCTACGTGACGAATCGCGAGGATGGCTTCAGCATCACCTGCTCCATCTTGGCGAAATCGAAGTTCTACGGCAATAGCACCTCCGCCGTCCTTGAGGGGGCGGCCACGATGACGCTATTGCCGCGCGGTGAATGCTACATAGCGACCACGCCCTACGCCCACTGCAAAGGCATTCTGATGGGTACGCTGTCCATGGAGCTGGGCGGCAGGATAAACATCGAGTGCGAGAACACCGGTTACAGGACGGAGTTAGAGTTCAAGCTGAAGCCATTCCTCGGCGGATCAGAGTCCACCAATGTGGTTGTGGGCAAAATCAAGCTGGGCAAGGAGACGCTGGCCACCATCAATGGACACTGGGACAGAGAGTGCCGCATCAAGGACGCCAAGACGGGCGAGGAAACCCTTCTGTTCAAGGTGGATGCCGATCTGCGCGCTAAGCGGTTGCCTCGATACCTGGTCCCCGTCGAGGCGCAGGAGCCGCACGAGTCGCAGCGCCTGTGGGAGCGCGTCTCTGAGTCCATTGCACGCGAGGATCAGGTGGCTGCCACCGAGGAGAAGACCGTACTGGAGGAGAAGCAGCGGGCCGACGCCAAGGAGCGTTCGAGCATCGAGGCCCCATACGTGCCCAATCTCTTCGAGCTGGATAGCTACGGCCAGTGGATATACAAGTACGCCGACCTTCGGCCCTGGGACGTCCGGAACGATGTGCGGCAGTACGAGTGCCAGTACAAGGTGCTGACCCAGACGCGCCACAAGTCGGTGCCCATCGTCCACGGGGCCGAGCTTATGCATCCCCTGCGGAGCTCCCTCGAACCGGTGGCCCGCTCGCACAGACAATCGGGGGCTGCCTCCTCGAAGGCACCCAAGGCCAAGAACAAGAGCCTGGTTCTGGCGCCACGAGACACCAACTCGGACTCCAGCCAGTCGCCCCAGGGCGTGGTCAAGCGGAGCTCCTCCAGCTCGATTAGGCA AATTAACGCGGCCCTCGATCAGGTTAACCGggtgctggaggagcactCGAAGCAGCTGAACGACATAAGCCGGCGCCTAGAGCGTATGCAGTATGCTCCCCCGCCGCACCTGAGACA
- the LOC108155386 gene encoding oxysterol-binding protein-related protein 8 isoform X4 yields the protein MNLLQRIANWASDNRDGNVTDKSAADAAKLNRKESYKAQRKNYRKEKKRVASELMNSLQDPAVIVLADWLKVRGTLKSWTKLWCVLKPGLLLIYKSQKTKSSHWVGTVMLTACQVIERPSKKDGFCFKLFHPMEQSIWAPRGPDKETIGAVVQPLPTAYLIFRAPSQAAGKCWMDALELSLRCSALLLRTNSSTAPSNTSYVGEPLLPVSHETQWSEADYEKHFNDHGKWGQFLALPPDMESSRSDTSLPSRAQTPLLQQLYSSAVSNWERTKRLPHFRHHSEQRKSSLSDASSCDYALGTQRKRRLLSPVSKSLSLGGTGALGGSSSSEENEDDYGDTSAGSQAPAPAPAPGPDPRPVSAPPDCLLQPRFRLNVKDLDADSQNEAPNAAMSGLESESESDAGEAVQDDTLEPADCVETTYVPFTEEEFGEQGEQVEELADENKSLIWCIMKQVRPGMDLSKVVLPTFILEPRSFLDKLSDSYYHADLLSKAVQEDDAFTRMKIIVQWYMSSFYKKPKGLKKPYNPILGETFRCYWQHPSGSRTFYIAEQVSHHPPVSAFYVTNREDGFSITCSILAKSKFYGNSTSAVLEGAATMTLLPRGECYIATTPYAHCKGILMGTLSMELGGRINIECENTGYRTELEFKLKPFLGGSESTNVVVGKIKLGKETLATINGHWDRECRIKDAKTGEETLLFKVDADLRAKRLPRYLVPVEAQEPHESQRLWERVSESIAREDQVAATEEKTVLEEKQRADAKERSSIEAPYVPNLFELDSYGQWIYKYADLRPWDVRNDVRQYECQYKVLTQTRHKSVPIVHGAELMHPLRSSLEPVARSHRQSGAASSKAPKAKNKSLVLAPRDTNSDSSQSPQGVVKRSSSSSIRQINAALDQVNRVLEEHSKQLNDISRRLERMQYAPPPHLRHGAHNMLGGGVALSTVIKSLIYALIGLTFSVILRWLFK from the exons ATGAATCTTCTACAAA GAATCGCCAATTGGGCCTCAGATAATCGGGACGGCAATGTGACAGATAAG TCCGCTGCCGATGCCGCCAAACTCAATCGCAAGGAGTCCTACAAGGCCCAGAGGAAGAACTACCGCAAAGAGAAGAAACGTGTGGCCAGCGAGCTGATGAATTCCCTGCAGGATCCAGCCGTGATTGTGCTGGCCGACTGGCTGAAGGTCCGCGGCACCCTCAAGTCCTGGACGAAGCTGTGGTGCGTGCTCAAGCCGGGACTGCTGTTGATCTACAAGAGCCAGAAGACCAAGAGCAGTCACTGGGTGGGCACCGTGATGCTGACCGCGTGCCAGGTGATCGAGCGGCCCAGCAAGAAGGATGGCTTCTGCTTCAAGCTCTTCCATCCCATGGAGCAGTCCATCTGGGCGCCACGCGGACCCGACAAGGAGACAATCG GCGCCGTTGTCCAGCCATTACCAACCGCCTACCTGATCTTTCGAGCGCCCAGCCAGGCGGCTGGTAAATGCTGGATGGATGCCCTGGAACTGTCGCTGCGCTGCTCGGCTCTGTTGCTGCgcaccaacagcagcacagCGCCGTCCAACACCTCCTACGTGGGGGAACCGCTGCTGCCCGTCTCCCACGAGACACAGTGGTCGGAGGCGGACTACGAGAAGCACTTCAACGATCACGGTAAGTGGGGCCAGTTCCTGGCACTGCCGCCCGACATGGAGTCCTCGCGCTCCGACACCAGCCTGCCCTCGCGGGCCCAGACtccgctgctgcagcagctctaCAGCAGCGCCGTCAGCAACTGGGAGCGCACCAAGCGGCTGCCACACTTTCGGCATCATTCGGAGCAACGAAAGAGCTCCCTCAGCGATGCCTCCAGCTGCGACTACGCCTTGGGTACCCAGCGCAAGCGTCGCCTCCTGAGCCCCGTCAGTAAGTCCCTGTCCCTGGGCGGAACAGGGGCCCTGggcggcagcagctccagcgaAGAGAACGAGGATGACTATGGTGACACGAGCGCTGGCAGCCaggccccggccccggccccggcccctgGCCCTGATCCGCGGCCTGTGAGCGCTCCGCCCGATTGCCTGTTGCAGCCCCGGTTCCGCCTCAACGTGAAGG ATCTGGACGCGGACAGTCAGAATGAAGCACCCAACGCCGCCATGTCGGGCCTGGAGTCAGAATCGGAGTCGGATGCGGGCGAGGCAGTGCAAGATGATACCCTAGAACCAGCCGACTGCGTGGAGACCACCTATGTGCCCTTCACCGAAGAGGAATTTGGAGAG CAAGGGGAGCAGGTGGAGGAGTTGGCCGACGAGAACAAGAGCCTCATCTGGTGCATTATGAAGCAGGTGCGTCCTGGCATGGATCTGAGCAAGGTGGTGCTGCCCACGTTCATCCTGGAGCCACGTTCGTTTCTGGACAAGCTCTCGGACTCGTATTACCATGCGGATTTGCTCTCCAA GGCCGTGCAGGAGGATGACGCATTTACGCGCATGAAGATCATCGTGCAATGGTACATGTCCAGCTTCTACAAGAAACCCAAGGGCCTCAAGAAGCCCTACAATCCGATATTGGGCGAGACGTTCCGTTGCTATTGGCAGCATCCCAGCGGCAGTCGGACATTCTATATTGCCGAGCAGGTCTCGCATCACCCGCCCGTGTCGGCCTTCTACGTGACGAATCGCGAGGATGGCTTCAGCATCACCTGCTCCATCTTGGCGAAATCGAAGTTCTACGGCAATAGCACCTCCGCCGTCCTTGAGGGGGCGGCCACGATGACGCTATTGCCGCGCGGTGAATGCTACATAGCGACCACGCCCTACGCCCACTGCAAAGGCATTCTGATGGGTACGCTGTCCATGGAGCTGGGCGGCAGGATAAACATCGAGTGCGAGAACACCGGTTACAGGACGGAGTTAGAGTTCAAGCTGAAGCCATTCCTCGGCGGATCAGAGTCCACCAATGTGGTTGTGGGCAAAATCAAGCTGGGCAAGGAGACGCTGGCCACCATCAATGGACACTGGGACAGAGAGTGCCGCATCAAGGACGCCAAGACGGGCGAGGAAACCCTTCTGTTCAAGGTGGATGCCGATCTGCGCGCTAAGCGGTTGCCTCGATACCTGGTCCCCGTCGAGGCGCAGGAGCCGCACGAGTCGCAGCGCCTGTGGGAGCGCGTCTCTGAGTCCATTGCACGCGAGGATCAGGTGGCTGCCACCGAGGAGAAGACCGTACTGGAGGAGAAGCAGCGGGCCGACGCCAAGGAGCGTTCGAGCATCGAGGCCCCATACGTGCCCAATCTCTTCGAGCTGGATAGCTACGGCCAGTGGATATACAAGTACGCCGACCTTCGGCCCTGGGACGTCCGGAACGATGTGCGGCAGTACGAGTGCCAGTACAAGGTGCTGACCCAGACGCGCCACAAGTCGGTGCCCATCGTCCACGGGGCCGAGCTTATGCATCCCCTGCGGAGCTCCCTCGAACCGGTGGCCCGCTCGCACAGACAATCGGGGGCTGCCTCCTCGAAGGCACCCAAGGCCAAGAACAAGAGCCTGGTTCTGGCGCCACGAGACACCAACTCGGACTCCAGCCAGTCGCCCCAGGGCGTGGTCAAGCGGAGCTCCTCCAGCTCGATTAGGCA AATTAACGCGGCCCTCGATCAGGTTAACCGggtgctggaggagcactCGAAGCAGCTGAACGACATAAGCCGGCGCCTAGAGCGTATGCAGTATGCTCCCCCGCCGCACCTGAGACA
- the LOC108155386 gene encoding oxysterol-binding protein-related protein 8 isoform X1, which yields MQSPQPAQPSGSGSHTPVNSTSSLSFVTGTAAASTSTPIRINSAKHSGGGDSLLPSLGLAGGSGTGASTSSHSMPGTPHQSSSVPTGSHLQLQTPSATGGAVTPSGLSMGASNQSLGVSVGAASSVGGISITPPNSAGLRQSTVFDFKFKRRPSLKVLLTKLPSNDSLSNSPAPSSPGIANWASDNRDGNVTDKSAADAAKLNRKESYKAQRKNYRKEKKRVASELMNSLQDPAVIVLADWLKVRGTLKSWTKLWCVLKPGLLLIYKSQKTKSSHWVGTVMLTACQVIERPSKKDGFCFKLFHPMEQSIWAPRGPDKETIGAVVQPLPTAYLIFRAPSQAAGKCWMDALELSLRCSALLLRTNSSTAPSNTSYVGEPLLPVSHETQWSEADYEKHFNDHGKWGQFLALPPDMESSRSDTSLPSRAQTPLLQQLYSSAVSNWERTKRLPHFRHHSEQRKSSLSDASSCDYALGTQRKRRLLSPVSKSLSLGGTGALGGSSSSEENEDDYGDTSAGSQAPAPAPAPGPDPRPVSAPPDCLLQPRFRLNVKDLDADSQNEAPNAAMSGLESESESDAGEAVQDDTLEPADCVETTYVPFTEEEFGEQGEQVEELADENKSLIWCIMKQVRPGMDLSKVVLPTFILEPRSFLDKLSDSYYHADLLSKAVQEDDAFTRMKIIVQWYMSSFYKKPKGLKKPYNPILGETFRCYWQHPSGSRTFYIAEQVSHHPPVSAFYVTNREDGFSITCSILAKSKFYGNSTSAVLEGAATMTLLPRGECYIATTPYAHCKGILMGTLSMELGGRINIECENTGYRTELEFKLKPFLGGSESTNVVVGKIKLGKETLATINGHWDRECRIKDAKTGEETLLFKVDADLRAKRLPRYLVPVEAQEPHESQRLWERVSESIAREDQVAATEEKTVLEEKQRADAKERSSIEAPYVPNLFELDSYGQWIYKYADLRPWDVRNDVRQYECQYKVLTQTRHKSVPIVHGAELMHPLRSSLEPVARSHRQSGAASSKAPKAKNKSLVLAPRDTNSDSSQSPQGVVKRSSSSSIRQINAALDQVNRVLEEHSKQLNDISRRLERMQYAPPPHLRHGAHNMLGGGVALSTVIKSLIYALIGLTFSVILRWLFK from the exons ATGCAGTCGCCCCAGCCAGCGCAAccgagcggcagcggcagtcaTACGCCCGTCAATTCCACGTCCAGCCTCTCCTTCGTAACAGGCACAGCAGCTGCCAGCACCAGTACGCCCATCAGGATCAACAGCGCTAAGCACTCTGGCGGCGGCGACTCCTTGCTGCCATCGCTGGGCCTGGCTGGCGGCAGTGGGACGGGTGCATCCACCTCCTCCCACTCGATGCCAGGCACCCCGCATCAGTCCAGTAGTGTACCGACGGGCAGCCATCTGCAGCTGCAGACTCCGAGCGCCACTGGCGGCGCCGTGACGCCATCCGGCCTCTCGATGGGGGCCTCGAATCAATCGCTGGGCGTGAGCGTCGGTGCGGCCAGCAGTGTCGGCGGCATCAGCATTACGCCACCGAACAGTGCTGGTCTCCGTCAGTCGACAG TATTCGATTTCAAATTCAAACGGCGACCTTCGCTGAAAGTGCTCTTAACGAAACTGCCATCCAACGACAGTTTGAGCAACAGTCCGGCGCCATCATCGCCAG GAATCGCCAATTGGGCCTCAGATAATCGGGACGGCAATGTGACAGATAAG TCCGCTGCCGATGCCGCCAAACTCAATCGCAAGGAGTCCTACAAGGCCCAGAGGAAGAACTACCGCAAAGAGAAGAAACGTGTGGCCAGCGAGCTGATGAATTCCCTGCAGGATCCAGCCGTGATTGTGCTGGCCGACTGGCTGAAGGTCCGCGGCACCCTCAAGTCCTGGACGAAGCTGTGGTGCGTGCTCAAGCCGGGACTGCTGTTGATCTACAAGAGCCAGAAGACCAAGAGCAGTCACTGGGTGGGCACCGTGATGCTGACCGCGTGCCAGGTGATCGAGCGGCCCAGCAAGAAGGATGGCTTCTGCTTCAAGCTCTTCCATCCCATGGAGCAGTCCATCTGGGCGCCACGCGGACCCGACAAGGAGACAATCG GCGCCGTTGTCCAGCCATTACCAACCGCCTACCTGATCTTTCGAGCGCCCAGCCAGGCGGCTGGTAAATGCTGGATGGATGCCCTGGAACTGTCGCTGCGCTGCTCGGCTCTGTTGCTGCgcaccaacagcagcacagCGCCGTCCAACACCTCCTACGTGGGGGAACCGCTGCTGCCCGTCTCCCACGAGACACAGTGGTCGGAGGCGGACTACGAGAAGCACTTCAACGATCACGGTAAGTGGGGCCAGTTCCTGGCACTGCCGCCCGACATGGAGTCCTCGCGCTCCGACACCAGCCTGCCCTCGCGGGCCCAGACtccgctgctgcagcagctctaCAGCAGCGCCGTCAGCAACTGGGAGCGCACCAAGCGGCTGCCACACTTTCGGCATCATTCGGAGCAACGAAAGAGCTCCCTCAGCGATGCCTCCAGCTGCGACTACGCCTTGGGTACCCAGCGCAAGCGTCGCCTCCTGAGCCCCGTCAGTAAGTCCCTGTCCCTGGGCGGAACAGGGGCCCTGggcggcagcagctccagcgaAGAGAACGAGGATGACTATGGTGACACGAGCGCTGGCAGCCaggccccggccccggccccggcccctgGCCCTGATCCGCGGCCTGTGAGCGCTCCGCCCGATTGCCTGTTGCAGCCCCGGTTCCGCCTCAACGTGAAGG ATCTGGACGCGGACAGTCAGAATGAAGCACCCAACGCCGCCATGTCGGGCCTGGAGTCAGAATCGGAGTCGGATGCGGGCGAGGCAGTGCAAGATGATACCCTAGAACCAGCCGACTGCGTGGAGACCACCTATGTGCCCTTCACCGAAGAGGAATTTGGAGAG CAAGGGGAGCAGGTGGAGGAGTTGGCCGACGAGAACAAGAGCCTCATCTGGTGCATTATGAAGCAGGTGCGTCCTGGCATGGATCTGAGCAAGGTGGTGCTGCCCACGTTCATCCTGGAGCCACGTTCGTTTCTGGACAAGCTCTCGGACTCGTATTACCATGCGGATTTGCTCTCCAA GGCCGTGCAGGAGGATGACGCATTTACGCGCATGAAGATCATCGTGCAATGGTACATGTCCAGCTTCTACAAGAAACCCAAGGGCCTCAAGAAGCCCTACAATCCGATATTGGGCGAGACGTTCCGTTGCTATTGGCAGCATCCCAGCGGCAGTCGGACATTCTATATTGCCGAGCAGGTCTCGCATCACCCGCCCGTGTCGGCCTTCTACGTGACGAATCGCGAGGATGGCTTCAGCATCACCTGCTCCATCTTGGCGAAATCGAAGTTCTACGGCAATAGCACCTCCGCCGTCCTTGAGGGGGCGGCCACGATGACGCTATTGCCGCGCGGTGAATGCTACATAGCGACCACGCCCTACGCCCACTGCAAAGGCATTCTGATGGGTACGCTGTCCATGGAGCTGGGCGGCAGGATAAACATCGAGTGCGAGAACACCGGTTACAGGACGGAGTTAGAGTTCAAGCTGAAGCCATTCCTCGGCGGATCAGAGTCCACCAATGTGGTTGTGGGCAAAATCAAGCTGGGCAAGGAGACGCTGGCCACCATCAATGGACACTGGGACAGAGAGTGCCGCATCAAGGACGCCAAGACGGGCGAGGAAACCCTTCTGTTCAAGGTGGATGCCGATCTGCGCGCTAAGCGGTTGCCTCGATACCTGGTCCCCGTCGAGGCGCAGGAGCCGCACGAGTCGCAGCGCCTGTGGGAGCGCGTCTCTGAGTCCATTGCACGCGAGGATCAGGTGGCTGCCACCGAGGAGAAGACCGTACTGGAGGAGAAGCAGCGGGCCGACGCCAAGGAGCGTTCGAGCATCGAGGCCCCATACGTGCCCAATCTCTTCGAGCTGGATAGCTACGGCCAGTGGATATACAAGTACGCCGACCTTCGGCCCTGGGACGTCCGGAACGATGTGCGGCAGTACGAGTGCCAGTACAAGGTGCTGACCCAGACGCGCCACAAGTCGGTGCCCATCGTCCACGGGGCCGAGCTTATGCATCCCCTGCGGAGCTCCCTCGAACCGGTGGCCCGCTCGCACAGACAATCGGGGGCTGCCTCCTCGAAGGCACCCAAGGCCAAGAACAAGAGCCTGGTTCTGGCGCCACGAGACACCAACTCGGACTCCAGCCAGTCGCCCCAGGGCGTGGTCAAGCGGAGCTCCTCCAGCTCGATTAGGCA AATTAACGCGGCCCTCGATCAGGTTAACCGggtgctggaggagcactCGAAGCAGCTGAACGACATAAGCCGGCGCCTAGAGCGTATGCAGTATGCTCCCCCGCCGCACCTGAGACA